A genomic region of Halococcus salsus contains the following coding sequences:
- a CDS encoding DUF7347 domain-containing protein — MTAFDDPTATEEGLAELGNEVRLRVLIALSDALRDDGGPVSFSELRDRVGYEDDGNFGYHLKRLRGSFIRKTDQGYVLQERGLAIVGTIFAGTLTEGEHRLPSSRGGVSVLRRSVDGRVLDRSARGSVQSWPPSLFEHVSIGRCRTR, encoded by the coding sequence ATGACGGCGTTCGACGATCCCACCGCGACCGAGGAAGGATTAGCCGAGTTAGGAAACGAAGTCCGACTGCGGGTCTTGATAGCGCTCTCCGACGCGCTACGCGACGACGGTGGCCCGGTCTCATTCAGCGAACTCCGTGATCGGGTCGGCTACGAGGACGATGGGAACTTCGGCTACCATCTAAAGCGCCTCCGGGGGTCGTTCATTCGGAAGACGGACCAGGGATACGTCCTCCAGGAGCGCGGACTCGCGATTGTCGGAACGATATTCGCCGGAACGCTCACGGAAGGGGAGCACAGACTGCCATCGTCGAGAGGGGGAGTGTCTGTTCTGCGACGCTCCGTTGACGGTCGAGTACTCGACCGGTCAGCTCGTGGTTCGGTGCAGTCGTGGCCACCCAGTCTTTTCGAACATGTATCCATCGGACGGTGCCGGACACGGTGA
- a CDS encoding CPBP family intramembrane glutamic endopeptidase, whose protein sequence is MRSFSETWGALRGDGGFNWRTFGILVLTGLLSTLAILPMQLYGQDLGILLWLIVVSTLLNTGILLVVAVGIGTFLHDRVGLHVHRWAADAMRRNGLASILGLLSRALIVGLDAVVFVPLVQDAIIGGVVAETPQAPFWTGFLAGFYGGITEELLLRFGLMTLLVWGGWKLTGSDGVPSVGIVWAAIVFAAVLFGLGHLPATTAVYELTPAVVVRAIILNGVVGIVFGWLYWRYDLTKAMVSHFSADMVLHVLLPTLFP, encoded by the coding sequence ATGAGGTCCTTCTCGGAGACCTGGGGCGCACTTCGGGGCGACGGCGGGTTCAACTGGCGAACGTTCGGCATCCTGGTTCTCACAGGCCTGCTCAGCACGCTCGCCATCCTCCCAATGCAGTTGTACGGACAGGACCTTGGGATACTCCTCTGGTTGATAGTCGTCTCCACCCTATTGAACACGGGTATCCTGCTCGTCGTGGCCGTCGGTATCGGGACATTCCTCCACGACCGCGTGGGCCTGCACGTCCACCGATGGGCCGCGGACGCCATGCGACGCAATGGGCTTGCCTCCATCCTCGGACTGCTGTCGAGGGCGCTCATCGTCGGACTCGATGCCGTGGTCTTCGTGCCCCTAGTTCAGGACGCTATTATCGGCGGGGTTGTAGCCGAAACCCCACAAGCCCCCTTCTGGACCGGTTTCCTCGCCGGTTTCTATGGCGGTATCACTGAGGAACTGTTGCTCCGGTTCGGTCTCATGACGCTGCTCGTCTGGGGTGGCTGGAAACTAACCGGAAGCGACGGAGTACCCTCGGTGGGCATTGTTTGGGCAGCCATCGTTTTCGCAGCGGTACTGTTCGGTCTCGGCCACCTCCCGGCCACTACGGCGGTTTACGAACTGACGCCAGCCGTGGTCGTACGCGCGATCATACTCAATGGAGTGGTCGGAATCGTCTTCGGTTGGCTCTACTGGCGCTACGACCTGACGAAAGCGATGGTCAGTCATTTCTCAGCCGATATGGTGTTGCACGTCCTGCTGCCCACGCTGTTTCCCTAA